The DNA sequence GGGATAGAAACCGCTGCGCCCGATGAGCGTGATGAGGCGCTCATTGACCTCTATGCGGCTTACCTTGATGCACCCTCTATTGGCCGTAACCTTCTTGGTGAGAAACAGTACGAGTGGCTTGCTTCCGAGTTGCTGGAAGGGGAGCAGGCCATTGCTGTTATGGCCAACGGCGAGTACTCATTTAAAGGCTCTGGTTACGTGCGTGGTGGTATTTTCGACCGGGTTCAGATCCGTCAGTACGGAGATACTTTCAACTTCCGCGATCTGGATTTTTACCGGCTCAGCGATGTCTACGCCCAGGGCATGCCCGAGTTCAGGGAAATGGCCATTTTTATTATCCGGCAGCAGCACAACTTTGATCCGGGTGCACCCTGGACTCTTGAGCTGACCGTGAAACGCCAGACCGGTCCTCTGGACAGTGAGTTTCAGGTATTTCCTCTGGAGTATCAGCTCCCGGATCAGTATTACACCCGGGCCGAGACGGTACTTACCGAAGAAGAATGGCTTGAAGAACAGCCTCTGTGGGTGCAGGTGTGGTACCAGCGCCAGTTTCAGGTGATCGTTCTGGGCGTGGGTATTCTGGTGCTCCTGCTGATTCTGTTCTTCCAGGACTGGCTGGTAAAGAAACCCGGAATTACACGCTGGATCCGCCACGCATTTCTGACCTATACGCTGTTCTTTATCGGCTGGTTTGCGCTGGGTCAGCTATCCATTGTTAACGTTCTGGCTTTTGTGCACAGCCTGGTGAGCGGTTTCACCTGGGAAACCTTCCTGATTGATCCGATTGTGTTTGTACTCTGGGCCGCCGTGGCGGGCATCGTGCTGCTATGGGGACGGGCTGTTTATTGCGGCTGGCTCTGCCCCTTTGGCGCCCTGCAGGAATTGATCAACGAGATCGCGCGCAAGTTCAAAGTGCCTCAGTACACGGTGCCCTGGGCCATCCATGAGCGCCTGTGGGCTGTGAAATACATTGTCCTGCTGGTGCTTTTCGGCGTGTCGCTGGACTCCCTGGCAACTGCAGAAAAGATGGCGGAAATTGAACCATTCAAAACCGCGATAACCCTTCACTTTGACCGTAGCTGGCCATTTGTAACTTACGCAGCCCTGCTGCTGTTTGTGAATCTTTTCACCCGTAAAGTGTTTTGCCGCTATATGTGCCCGCTGGGGGCTGCGCTTGCGTTACCTACAAAACTGCGTGTTTTTGACTGGTTAAAGCGCCGCAAGGAGTGTGGTAACCCTTGCAGGCTGTGCGACAAAGAATGCGAAGTGCAGGCCATTCATCCTGACGGCACCATCAACTATCAGGAATGCCATTACTGTCTTGATTGCCAGATGACCTATTTCGATGACCATAAATGTCCTCCGTTGATCGTCAAGCGCCGGGGCAAGCGTCGTGGTCATAACGCACCGGGCCATCCGGAGGAGATTCCGGTGGTTCAGATAACCTAGCAGTACAAAATCAAAAAAATGAAAAATAAAACGCCATTACCAATAACGGAGTTGGATGCTATGAAAAAGACAGATGAGTGCGAAAAGGACGTGCCCGAAAATGGCGAAAGCGGCCTGAGCCGTCGCCGCTTCCTTGGCGCCACTGCGCTGGCTGGAGCTGTTGGTGCCGCTGGCCTTGGTGGTACAGTCATGACCCGTGAAGCCTTTGCAGCTGCCGCCAAAGAAGCCCAGAACAAGATCCACGTTGGCCCGGGTGAACTGGACGAGTACTACGGTTTCTGGAGTGGCGGTCACCAGGGCGAGGTGCGTGTTCTTGGCGTACCGTCCATGCGTGAGCTGATGCGTATTCCTGTGTTTAACGTTGACCCAGCAACAGGCTGGGGGATAACCAACGAAAGTAAAGATGTTCTTGGCCACGACAACAAGTTCCTGAACGGCGACTGTCACCATCCGCACGTTTCCATGACCGATGGTCGTTATGACGGTAAATATCTGTTCATTAACGACAAAGCCAATACTCGTGTTGCGCGTATCCGCCTGGATATCATGAAGTGCGACAAGATCACTCACATTCCGAACGTACAGGCCATTCATGGTCTGCGCCTGCAGAAAGTGCCACACACCAAGTATGTGTTCTGTAATGCCGAATATGTAATTCCTCACCCGAATGACGGCAGCGACTTTTCCATGGAGAACAGCTACACCATGTTTAACGCACTGGATGCGGAAACCATGGAAGTCGCCTGGCAGGTGATTGTAGACGGCAACCTGGATAACACAGATGCTGATTACACGGGCAAGTATGCGGCTTCTACCTGCTACAACTCTGAGAAGGCTTCGGATCTCGCCGGTACCATGCGTAACGATCGCGACTGGGTTGTGGTGTTCAACGTGGAGCGCATAGAAGCCGCTGTGAAAAACGGTGACTTCAGGACTCTGGGTGATTCCAAAGTGCCAGTGGTGGATGGACGCTCCGGCTCAAAGCTGACTCGCTATATTCCTGTGCCGAAGAACCCGCACGGTGTGAACACCTCTCCGGATGGCAAGTATTTTATTGCTGCCGGTAAGCTGTCGCCCACGTGTACGGTTATTGCGATCGATAAGCTGGACGATGTGTTTGACGACAAAATCGAACTTCGTGATGTGGTTGTTGCTGAACCTGAACTGGGTCTTGGGCC is a window from the Marinobacter sp. ANT_B65 genome containing:
- the nosR gene encoding transcriptional regulator NosR; amino-acid sequence: MSVAPSVQAQPVSQYEPVAGRQVIQKAFPDVTRLESLEGNRAIQELYAGDELKGYAYQSLDFVQTPAYSGKPLNAVVVLDTEGTIRFAKVIQHHEPILLVGIPESKLHDFTDQYAGLKADQRVTVGGTSSERKVAVDGLSGATVTVMVVNEVIMRTAHRVGVELGLVEGSGTKRPPNAEVIEDGFQPRTWEDLTGDGSIRRLLLTKGQVDDSFKGTDAEGIETAAPDERDEALIDLYAAYLDAPSIGRNLLGEKQYEWLASELLEGEQAIAVMANGEYSFKGSGYVRGGIFDRVQIRQYGDTFNFRDLDFYRLSDVYAQGMPEFREMAIFIIRQQHNFDPGAPWTLELTVKRQTGPLDSEFQVFPLEYQLPDQYYTRAETVLTEEEWLEEQPLWVQVWYQRQFQVIVLGVGILVLLLILFFQDWLVKKPGITRWIRHAFLTYTLFFIGWFALGQLSIVNVLAFVHSLVSGFTWETFLIDPIVFVLWAAVAGIVLLWGRAVYCGWLCPFGALQELINEIARKFKVPQYTVPWAIHERLWAVKYIVLLVLFGVSLDSLATAEKMAEIEPFKTAITLHFDRSWPFVTYAALLLFVNLFTRKVFCRYMCPLGAALALPTKLRVFDWLKRRKECGNPCRLCDKECEVQAIHPDGTINYQECHYCLDCQMTYFDDHKCPPLIVKRRGKRRGHNAPGHPEEIPVVQIT
- the nosZ gene encoding TAT-dependent nitrous-oxide reductase, whose product is MKKTDECEKDVPENGESGLSRRRFLGATALAGAVGAAGLGGTVMTREAFAAAAKEAQNKIHVGPGELDEYYGFWSGGHQGEVRVLGVPSMRELMRIPVFNVDPATGWGITNESKDVLGHDNKFLNGDCHHPHVSMTDGRYDGKYLFINDKANTRVARIRLDIMKCDKITHIPNVQAIHGLRLQKVPHTKYVFCNAEYVIPHPNDGSDFSMENSYTMFNALDAETMEVAWQVIVDGNLDNTDADYTGKYAASTCYNSEKASDLAGTMRNDRDWVVVFNVERIEAAVKNGDFRTLGDSKVPVVDGRSGSKLTRYIPVPKNPHGVNTSPDGKYFIAAGKLSPTCTVIAIDKLDDVFDDKIELRDVVVAEPELGLGPLHTTYDGRGNAYTTLFIDSQVAKWNIADAIRHYNGEKVNYLRQKLDVHYQPGHNHASLTESRDADGKWLVVLSKFSKDRFLPVGPLHPENDQLIDISGDEMKLVHDGPTFAEPHDCIMVRRDQIKTKKVYTRDDPYFASARAQAEKDGITLEFDNKVIRDGNKVRVYMTSVAPMYGLTEFKVKQGDEVTVYVTNQDTIEDVTHGFSMVNHGVSMEISPQQTSSVTFVADKPGVHWYYCNWFCHALHMEMTGRMLVEKV